The DNA window AATTTTAGAGGCAATCTCCAGGCTCTTACGAAAAACCTTGTCCACTATCCGACCAGGACGAAAGAACCCAAGAAGAAAAGGTCCCAAGCTGAAGCTCTTCGCTATGGCCTACAAACCTATCGCTTAAGTCAATGACATTGACCGTCCCCTGATAAAGATACATTACCTGGAAATGCGAAACGACTCCTTCACTCGGCAGCGCCGAGCCTATGTCCCCTCCCGGTCACCTGGGAGGGAACAACCTAAGAAGGCCGTAGAGGATCAGATATATACCGATGATGTAGTTTAATAGGCGGGGGATGATGAGAATGAGAATTCCGGAAATTAAGGCCAATACAGCTTCAAAGGGAAAATGCATACATACGGTCCTTCTGCCTGAGGTGGTGTAAGACAATGAATTCGGCTGTGAATGGCTGAGATCCAATTTGAGGTCCCGGGGCCGCCGTTGCGAGGAGTTGAGGCGAACCTATCCCGTCTCGCGAGCGGATATGGATGGGATAGGAGGCGCATAAAAACGTAAACCGACCCATAAGACAATCTACCTTACCAAAATACACCCGGATGCAGGAAAAGCACATGGGGTCAATACCCGGTTTTTAGTCGAGAAGCACCTGAGATAGTGTCCATCCAAAAAATGAAGTGTGGGCGCTATGGGGTTTCCGGATCAGAATGTGTCATTTTTTATAAGTTCAAGGAAATCAAACGATTCCGCGGAGGCGTACGAGAGGTACGTCGGAGAGGTACGTCGCACAAGGAATCGCGCGGATTGACGCCGAAATTGTGAAAAAGGGCCATTTCTGGATGGAAACCGAGATAGGTTACGGCGGCGCTTTCTTACACTCTTTCCACGTCGGCTACATGCCGGATGATTTCAATGACGCGATCCGAATTCAAGGATATGGAATCCATTCCTTTATTCACCAGGCAGTTGCGAATCCCGGACCCCTGCTTCCGAGTTTCGGGTGCAGTCCACTCTGAGTTATATGAACCTCAAGGGTGAACGCATCCGAAGAGGGTTCGGTGGCTGGTCGCGACGATCGGTAACCAGTGGAAGCCGGTCGAGCCGGCGCCGGCTTCCTTGCCGGCTGGAGAATAGGGCCGGCTTTCGTGTGGTCGGCCTTGGACACCGAGGTGTCCCGTTGTTTACGTCATCGCACCGGCTGCGCGCGTAATCAACGCGAAAATCCAGATGATGGCGATGTTGATGGCCCACCCGATGAGACAGACCCCAATGGCGCGCGCGGTGCTCTTGTAGTCCAGCGCCTGCCGCACGGCGATGACCATGGCCGCAAGCATCCAAATACCGGACACGATGAATACGAAGTTGGTCAAGAAAGGAATAACGCCCAGTACGCGGATCAAACCCGGAGCGCTTGAAAAACCGATGGCTCGAAGCAGTTCTCCATGGGTGGCGTGGGTCTGGGGTTCGGGCAGCCATTTGGTGCCCACGTAATACGTAATGAATGCCCAAACGTACCAGGCTATGAGAGCGATAATCGTCCCGAAAAAGAGTCCGGCGAGGCCCGATTGGGCAATGCTCCCAATCCCGGCGGCAATGCCGGAGGCAATGACTACGGTGATGGCCTGGTTTAGGGCTCGGGGGTCGGCTTCCACCTCTTCGTAGACCTGAGGATCCAGCTTGGCCGCCCGAATGACTCGGTCAGCAATTCCTTCCATAGTGTCTTCTCCCTTCCTGCTAAATGTAATGCCGGACGCCTCCGGGCCGGAGTCCGGAGCACCCAGCCTGCTAACGGCTAAGCCTTGTTATGAGGCAAGATACCGGATAATAATGACGGCTGCAAGCAGGCCGAGAAATACCCAAAGGAAAACCCAAAGCGCCATGAATACGATGAGAACGAACAGAGCGGTACATTGGCCCGCGGACCCCTGCGTCGAAACACGGTCAAGAATAGGGCCGACAGGACCAGGGCCACTATCAGTGCAAACTCTAAGTGAGGGACGATCATAAAACAGCTCCCGTTCGTCGTATCGAAGAAGACTTCCTTTCCGGTTCGGGAGAACCCGACGAGCGAATCACAGTTCGATCCTACCCTTCGCGTTATTGCTCATCGCAACCATGAGGGTGAGATATTCGCGCAAGTGTCGGGTGATCAGGAAATTATGCAACACGAAGGCTCTCCCTTTTTCTCCCATTTCTCTGGCGGCGTCCTTGCGCTTCAGCAAGTATCGTATCCGGAGCGCCGCGCCTTCAGGGCTGTTCACCAGAAATCCCGTATGATGATTGACCACTTGAAGACGAATGCCGCCGGTGGCCCCGCCAATAACGGGTTTACCTTTCCACAGCGCTTCCGTTACGGTCAGTCCGAAACCCTCTTTGACCGATTTCTGTATCACAATATCGGATACCCGTTGAAGGGCATTGATGGTCCGGTGGGCATCCGGAGGGAGTAAGAGGACCTTAATCTGCGGATCGTCTCCCGCTGCGACCATGACCTCGTCCAGCACCTCTTTACCCTCCGGGTCATCGGTCGCTCCTCCTCCGGCCAATACCAACTGAAGGGGCGTATACTTACGAACCATGCGAAAGGCCTGAATAACGCCCACCGGATCTTTGAACCGATCGAATCGGGACACTTGCGCGACGATCGGCACCCGAGGATCCAGGCCGAAATGCTCCATGGTGGTTTTCAATTCCTGTTCCTCGAGTGGGATGTTCTTCTCGCTCAACGGGTCGATGCTGGGCGGGACCAGGTAGAGGGGATGAGGAAGTTTCTGCGCGAATGCGGCCATGGACCAAATGCTGGCATCGTAGTCTCGAACAAACCGTCTGAGATATTTCCATACAGGCAGGTACGGGTGACTGACATCTATGTGGCATCGCCAAATCCATTTTCCCCTCCTCTCCGGACATAGATTCAAGAAGAGGGCGGGTTGCGGGTCATGAATGAAAACGAAGTCGGACTCAACCTGCCTGTCCTTCAGGAGTTCATAGTTTTCCCGGTTGGCGCTCTCATAGGCTTCGATCATGGATCGGGAAAGATCGCTTCGTTTTCCTTGAAGAGCGTTGTGCATGGTTTTGGTGCACCGATAAAAGTCGCTCTCACCGGTGATCACCTGCCAGTCCGCCTCCAGTCCCAGTTCGCGCATCAGCGGTACCAGACGATTCAGAATCTCCGCCACTCCTCCGCCTTCCTTGGTGGAGTTGACGTGTAAGATCTTAGACCCTTGAAGGGGTCCGGCAAGTTGGAAGAGATGTTCGATAACGGCTTCGCCAACTATGGCTTCGTAGCTTTCGATCAGGGTACCCATATCGTCAGCTCACCCCATCCATGTATGCGTCCAGAATGAAGACAAGATCCGCTTTCAGGTCGACCAACGTCGTGAAATAGGGGTCAATTTCCGCGATTTTGTCGGCCAATGCTAGATACTTTTCACCAAACTGCAAAAGCCAACCGGAGAAATCATTCGCTCCGGTGTAGGATCGTCCTCGCCCGTCGATCAAGTGATAGTAGATACTTCCCACCGACATGAGGGGAGCATTGATCCTAAGGTCTTCGGGCTCATGCAGCCTAACTTTGGTATCGAAGATCACCAGTTGGGAATTGATAAAATGGAATTCGAAATTGGCGGCTTTCCATTTCGCTGTTTCCGATTCGTCAATATGTTCCTCGATGACGTCAATCAACTCTTGA is part of the Deltaproteobacteria bacterium genome and encodes:
- a CDS encoding DUF3096 domain-containing protein is translated as MHFPFEAVLALISGILILIIPRLLNYIIGIYLILYGLLRLFPPR
- a CDS encoding glycosyltransferase; protein product: MGTLIESYEAIVGEAVIEHLFQLAGPLQGSKILHVNSTKEGGGVAEILNRLVPLMRELGLEADWQVITGESDFYRCTKTMHNALQGKRSDLSRSMIEAYESANRENYELLKDRQVESDFVFIHDPQPALFLNLCPERRGKWIWRCHIDVSHPYLPVWKYLRRFVRDYDASIWSMAAFAQKLPHPLYLVPPSIDPLSEKNIPLEEQELKTTMEHFGLDPRVPIVAQVSRFDRFKDPVGVIQAFRMVRKYTPLQLVLAGGGATDDPEGKEVLDEVMVAAGDDPQIKVLLLPPDAHRTINALQRVSDIVIQKSVKEGFGLTVTEALWKGKPVIGGATGGIRLQVVNHHTGFLVNSPEGAALRIRYLLKRKDAAREMGEKGRAFVLHNFLITRHLREYLTLMVAMSNNAKGRIEL
- a CDS encoding YIP1 family protein, whose protein sequence is MEGIADRVIRAAKLDPQVYEEVEADPRALNQAITVVIASGIAAGIGSIAQSGLAGLFFGTIIALIAWYVWAFITYYVGTKWLPEPQTHATHGELLRAIGFSSAPGLIRVLGVIPFLTNFVFIVSGIWMLAAMVIAVRQALDYKSTARAIGVCLIGWAINIAIIWIFALITRAAGAMT